The DNA region TGACATCGCTCGGGACGTGCAGGTTGGTGATGCCCTTGTCGGAGTCGACCATGGCCAGCGCGGGGCCCTCGGCGAGCTCGGCCTCGAAGGACGCCTTGATCTCGGCGCCCACGTGCGGCACCGAGTCCAGGCCGTTGAGGATGGCGCCGAGACCGTCGTTCGGGGACAGGCCGGCGGCTACGAGCACCTCGCCGTACTTGGCGAAGGTGTTCGGGAAGAAGGCGCGGACCACGTGACCGAAGATGATCGGATCGGAGACCTTCATCATGGTGGCCTTGAGGTGTACGGAGAACAGCACGCCCTCTGCCTTGGCGCGGGCGACCTGCGCGGTGAAGAACTCGCGCAGGGCGGCGACGCGCATGACCGCCGTGTCGACGACCTCACCCGCGAGCACCGGCACCGACTCGCGCAGAACGGTGGTGCTGCCGTCGTCGCCCGCGAGCTCGATGCGCAGCGAACCGGCCTCGGCGATGACCGTGGACTTCTCGGTGGAGCGGAAGTCGTCGACGCCCATGGTGGCGACGTTCGTCTTCGAGTCGGCGGACCACTTGCCCATGCGGTGCGGGTGCGCCTTGGCGTAGTTCTTGACCGAGGCGGGGGCACGGCGGTCGGAGTTGCCCTCGCGCAGCACGGGGTTCACCGCGCTGCCCTTGACCTTGTCGTAGCGCGCGCGGACGTCCTTGTCCTCGTCGGTCTGCGGGTCGTCCGGGTAGTCCGGGAGCGCGTAGCCCTGCGCCTGCAGCTCGGCGATGGCCGCCTTCAGCTGCGGGATCGAGGCCGAGATGTTCGGAAGCTTGATGATGTTGGCCTCGGGGCGCTTGGCCAGCTCGCCGAGCTCGGCGAGCGCGTCGTCGATGCGCTGGCCCTCCTGAAGACGCTCGGGGAAGCCGGCGATGATGCGTCCGGCCAGCGAGATGTCACGGCTCTCGACATTGACCCCGGCCGTCGAGGCGTACGCCTGGATCACGGGCAAGAACGAATACGTCGCCAGGGCCGGGGCCTCGTCGGTGTGTGTATAGATGATGGTCGAGTCAGTCACCCTGTGCTCCGCTCCACGTCTGCAACATTGCTTGACATCAAGATATCTCGTGATCCCCCCGGCCTCGACAGGGCCCTGCCTTCATCGGCGGCGAAGCGTGTCACCACGGCCACACACCGCAATATGTGCCCCGCCCCGGCCCGGCGGCCGCCCGTCGGCGTACGCCCCGGTCGCCGCGTACACACCACACCCGCCCCCCGATCACGATCGCACCCGGCAGCGCTCCCGACGGGAGGCTGCGCGGGCAACAGGCAGGTGTCATACGGTGGTTGTCCCACTGCACACCAGAAGGAGCGCACACATGCCGGTCTCGCTGGGTCTCGGTCTTCCGCAGATGAAGCAGTACGACATCGGCCGCGATGTGGCCGCCGTGGCACGCGCGGCGGAGGAGGCCGGCTACGAGAGCCTGTGGGTCTTCGAGCGGATCATCTTTCCCGAGCCCGCCACACAGGGACTGTACGGCGTTCCGGGGCTGCCCTGGCCCGAGCAGTACCGCAGTGTCGCCGACCCGCTGATCACGCTCGCGCTGGCCGCCGGGGCGACGAGCCGGGCGCGGCTCGGCACCAGCGTCCTGGTCGCGCCGCTGCACGTACCGTTCCAGCTGGCCCGTTCGCTCGCCTCGCTCGATGTCGCGAGCGGCGGCCGGGTGATCGCGGGCCTCGGCACGGGCTGGTCCCTGGACGAGTACGCGGCCGCGTCGGTCGCCCCCTTCGAGAAGCGCGGCGCGGTCCTGGACGAGCTGCTGGACGTGTGCGCGGCCGTCTGGGGCCCGGATCCGGTCTCGTACGAGGGCGAGCTGACCACCATCGCCCCGTCCGAGGTCGGTCCGAAGCCGGTGCGCCCCATCCCGGTCTATCTGCCGGCGAACAGTCCCCGGGCCACCCGCCGCCTGGTCGACCGGGCGGACGGCTGGATGCCCGTGGCCATGGGCGCCGCGCAGCTGGCCGAGCAGTGGAAGCGGGTCCAGGACCTGGCGGCCGAGCGCGGCCGGGAGCGTCCGGTCGGCGTCTGCGCCCGCGCCAATGCCATGTACAGCGCCGAACCGGTCGCCAGTGCGGGCCGCGCCGCCTTCCACGGCAGTGTGTCCCAGATCGTCGAGGACCTGGTGGCCCATGCCGAGACGGGGGTTCCGGAGATCATGCTGGATCTCCAGGGCACCACACGCGACGCCTCGGAGCTGATCGACGTGGCGGCCGAGGTGTACGCGGCGGCGCGGGCGGCGGGCGTCTGACAGCACGGCGACGGAACGGGTACGACGCGAAGGGCGGCGCTTCGGGCGGTGGCCCCGGTACCCGCTCCGACGGTCACCGGCCGCCCGCCGTTCGTGCGGACATCCGTTCAGCTGCCTTCGGCACAACGTGATACCCCGTCAGTAGAGTCGGCAGTGAATCGGCGAATCCAGCCCGGCCCGTGTGCTCCCTGCTCAGCGCCGGAACTTCCCACCTCGCTAGGAGATACCGTTGAGGATGCTGATCAACGTCCCCGAAACCGTTGTCGCGGACGCACTGCGCGGTATGGCCGCCGCCCATCCCGAGCTGACCGTGGATGTCGACAACCGTGTCGTCGTACGACGCGACGCGCCCGTGGCCGGGAAGGTGGCGCTCGTCTCCGGTGGCGGTTCCGGGCACGAGCCGCTGCATGCGGGGTTCGTCGGGCCCGGGATGCTCTCCGCGGCCTGCCCCGGAGAGGTGTTCACCTCGCCCGTGCCGGATCAGATGGTGCGGGCCGCCGCCGCGGTCGACAGCGGGGCGGGGGTGCTGTTCGTCGTCAAGAACTACACGGGTGACGTGCTGAACTTCGAGATGGCGGCCGAGCTCGCCGAGGACGAGGGGTTGCAGGTCGCCCAGGTGCTCGTCAACGACGACGTGGCGGTGACCGACAGCCTGTACACGGCCGGCCGGCGAGGCACGGGCGCGACCCTGTTCGTCGAGAAGATCGCCGGGGCGGCGGCCGACGAGGGTGCGCCACTGGACCGGGTGGCGGCCGTCGCCCGGCAGGTGAACGAGGCGTCGCGGAGTTTTGGGGTGGCTCTCGGCGCCGTGACCACACCGGCCAAGGGCTCCCCCACGTTCGATCTGCCGCCGGGTGAGCTGGAGCTCGGCATCGGCATCCATGGCGAGCCGGGGCGGGAGCGGCGGCCGATGATGACCTCGCGGGAGATCGCGGACTTCGCGGTGCACGCGGTGCTGGACGACCTGCGGCCGACCGGACCGGTGATCGTGCTGGTCAACGGTATGGGTGCGACGCCGCTACTGGAGCTGTACGGGTTCAATGCCGAGGTCCAGCGGGTGCTGTCCGAGCGGGGAGTCGTGGCAGCTCGTACGCTCGTGGGGAACTACGTGACCTCGCTCGACATGGCGGGCTGTTCGGTGACGCTCTGCCAGGTGGACGAGGAGCTGCTGCGACTCTGGGACGCGCCGGTGGAGACGCCGGCGCTGCGTTGGGGCCGTTGATCCGCCCGTACCGCATCCCGTCCTGCTGGAGCTACAAGGAGATCATGTGCTCGACACCGACTTCTTCCACCGTTGGATGACCGCGGCCGCGGCTCTGGTGAGCCGTGAGGCGGACCACCTCACCGACCTCGACTCCGCGATCGGGGACGCCGATCACGGCAGCAACATGCAGCGGGGGTTCACAGCGGTGACCGCGGTCCTCGACAAGGAGCCACCGCAGACTCCGGGGGCCGTACTGATGCTGGCCGGAAGGCAGTTGATCTCGACGGTCGGCGGTGCTTCGGGCCCCTTGTACGGGACGCTGCTGCGGCGTACGGGTAAGGCCCTGGGCGACGCCCCCGCCGTGACGCCGCAGCAGCTGGCGGAGGCGCTCGGGGCGGGCGTCGCGGCCGTGGCGCAGCTCGGTGGGGCGCAGGCCGGGGACAAGACGATGCTCGATGCGCTGCTGCCGGCCGCCGAGGCGCTCGGCACCTCGTTCGGGGCGGCCCGGGAGGCGGCCGAGGCGGGCGCGCTGGCGACGGTGCCGATGCAGGCCCGCAAGGGCAGGGCGAGCTACCTGGGCGAGCGCAGCATCGGTCATCAGGATCCCGGGGCGACGTCCTCGGCCCTGCTGATCGCCGCACTGGCCGACACCGGAGCGGCGGACGGGAGTAAGGCATGAGTGACGGGAATCAGGTCGGCATCGTGCTGGTCTCGCACAGCGGCCCGGTGGCCGAGTCCGTCGCCGAGCTGGCCAAGGGCCTTGCCGCGGGCGGCGCCACGGCTCCGGTGGCTGCCGCCGGAGGCACCCCCGCGGGCGGCCTCGGGACGAGTGCGGAACTGATCGCCGAGGCCGCCAGGTCGGTGGATTCCGGCGCGGGCGTCGCGCTGCTGGTCGATCTGGGCAGCGCGGTGCTGACGGTCAAGTCGATGCTGGCCGAGGGTGACGAGCTGCCGGACGGCTCGCGGCTGGTGGACGCGCCGTTCGTGGAGGGTGCCGTGGCGGCCGTGGTCACCGCGTCGGCGGGCGGCGACATCGCGGCGGTGGAGGCTGCGGCCTCGGAGGCGTACGGGTACCGCAAGCTGTAGGCGGGCGGGGCCGCCCGCACCGTGGCGTGGGTGCGGGGCGGCCCTGGACGGGTGCGGGGCGGGTCGGCGCCCTGGGGTGGGCGGACACGCCCCAGGGCCTGTCCGGCGCGCCGGGCCGGACAGGTTCTCGGTCCGTCAGGCGGCCGACGCGGACCCGGCCGCCCCGATCCTGATCTGCACCTTCTGTGTCGTGCCGTTGACCGCGACGGCGAGTGTGATCGTGCCCGGCCGGAGCGCGGTGAGGGTGCCGGTGGACGGGTCCAGTACCGCCGTGTGGCGGTGACGGGCGCCACTCCGGTCGCCGATGTGGACGTTCGGGGAGCCGGTCCAGTCCGCGGCCAGCGGGAAGCCGACCGGGACGCTGCGGGTCTGCTGGGTGACGGTCGCGGTGACTTTCGTACGGCTTCCGGTGCCGAGCACCGAAGGCGCGTCGATCCTCAACGCGTCCACATGTGCGCGGGTCTGCACGGAGACCCAGTCGGGCCCGCCCTGCCACGGCCGTTGCCGCGCGGCGGCCTGTGCTCCGTGGGTGACGCGGTCGGCGCCGACCAGCGACCAGCCGGTGAAGCCGCCCTCGTCCGCGGGCCCGGCCGGTGCCTTGCCGGAGTTGCCGTTGATCAGATACGGCACTCCGTCGACGTGCGAGGCGTGGAAGACCCCCACGTGACTGCCGATGAAGGCCGCGCCCTTGCCCGTCGTACGGCGGAAGTCGGCGAGCCACTGTTCGACCAGGGCCGCCTCCTTGCGGTCCCCGAGCTGGCTGCCCTTCTGCACGGTCGGATCGCGCGGCGGCACATGCTCGATCAGCATGAGCGAATCGACGGTCCGGTCCTTCGCCGCCGCGTCCAGCTGGGCGCGGAGCTGCTCGATCTGGGCGAAGCCGCCGCCGCGCAGGCTGAGGCTGGATGTGTCGAGCGTGACGAAGCGGGTGCCCTTGTGGTCGAACGTCCGCTGGGCGGGCCCGAATTCGGTGATGAAGTTGTCGATCCTGCCGCCCATCACCTCATGGTTGCCCGGCACGTAGTACCAGGGCAGCGAGTCGCCGAGTTCCTCGGTGAGGATGCGGCGGGCGAAGGCCAGGTCCGCGGGCGATCCCTCGTCGACGAGGTCCCCGTTGATGACCAGGAAGTCCGGGGCCGCCGCCTTGATCTCGCGCAGGGTGCGCCGTGCCTGGGTGACGATCGCGCTGTCCGGGTCGCGGGCGACGAACTGGGCGTCGGACATCACCGCGAACTGCCAGTCCCTGCGCCCGGTCACGGCCGCCGGGTCGATCAGCGGGTCGGCAGAAGCGGCCTGTTCGGGCAGGTCGACGGTGGGCGGGACCTGGGCGGTGAGGTCGTCGATCACGATCTCACCGGTGTACTGCTCGGCCGCCGCGGTCTCCGCGATGTAGAAGCGGGACACGGAGAGCGGCATGGCTGCTCCCGGCGGCACGGCGAAGGTGACCTGCCGCCAGCCGTTCCAGGTGACGTACGGTCCGCGCAGCAGTTGGTCGGAGCCGGCCGCGTCCTTGAGGTGCAGGGTCGGCCAGGCGCCCCGGCCGTCGCCCTTGATCCACAGCTTGAACGACTGGGGCTGGCCGGGCACGGTGACCGGCTGGGGCGGGGCGGCGTAGGCGGCGCGGGTGGCGGTGGACCGGGTGAAGTCGTAGGTGAGCTTCAGTGCGGTGCCGGTGTGGCCGTCGGGCGTGGCCGCCAGCGATCCGTCCGCCCTGGCCTGGCTGAATTTCCAGGAACCGGCGTCGTCGAAGGAGGAGACGGACTGCTCGGTGAGGCCGACGCTGACGGCGAGGACGGTGGTGGTGCCCGCGACGGTCGCCTTGATCTGTCCGGCGCCGGAGCCGGTGCGTGAGGCGACGGTGAAGGAGCCCTGTCCGTCGTCGCGGATGTCGAAGAGGGCTCGGTCGTAGTAGACCGCGATGTCGCGTGGTTCGACGGGGGCGCTGGTGCCGTGGGCGTCGAGCCCGACGATGCCGAACGTTCCGGTCGCCCCGGCGTCGGCGAGGCCCACCCGCTGGGTGGTGGGCTCGATCCGGGCCAGCTCGTCGAGGACGGTCAGGGAGGTGGTGCCGTGCGCCGGTCCGCGTTCGGCCCGTACATCGGTGGTGCCGCCGCGGCGTGCGGTGAAGAGCCCGTTGCCGTCGACCGTGCCGACCGATCCCCGTGCCGTGTGCCAGCGCGGGGTGCCCTGCGCGGGGCCGTACGTCTCGTCGTATCCGGTCGCGGTGAGGCGTCGGGTGAGGCCGGGGAAGACCCGGTCGGGGTGGCCGCCCTTGACGGGGTCGGCGCCCGGCGCGGAGCCGGCGGGCGTGCGGGGCTGGACCCAGTAGCCCTTCAGCCGGCCGCTGCCGTCGGGGGCGGTGAGGGCGAGGCCGTTGGGGACGGTGCGTTCGCTGCCGTCGGACGGGCTGTTCTCCACCCGGAGCGCGTCGCTGCCGGGTTCGCGGGCGACGAGGGTCGATGATCCGCCGCCGTCCAGGTTGAGTGCGCTGTACGATCCGGCGCGCTTCATCATCAGGGCGAGTTCGGTGAGGGTGACGCCGCCGCTGTCGGCCTGCCGCCCGTCGACGGTGAGGATCTGCATGGTCCGGCCGTCCTCGGAGAAGCCGACGGCGGTGCGGGGTGCGGCGGTGTTGTTGCCCTCGCCGTCGTGGTTCTGCGCGACTCCGTCGACGACCAGGAGTTCCCGGCCGCCGACGGCGGTGCGCGGCACGGTCCCGCCGTCGGTACGTGCCCGGTAGGTCAGGGACACCGGGTCGCCGGGCTTCAGGGCGTCGAGCGCGACGGCTCCGGCCTCACGGCCGACCAGGACGGTGGTGCCGTCGAGGACGGCCCCCGATCCGGGTGCGTGCGAGACGGAGACGACCTTGCCGTCCCGTACGACCGCTTCGGCGACCGGGGTCGCCTTGTCCACGGTCAGGGCGCGGTCGGCAATTCCCCAGGCAGAGGTGTACGCGCCGACTCCGCCGGCCGGCACATTGGCCGCGTTGTACGCGGCGAGCGGCCGCTGCCCGGCGGGCAGGGTGAGCGTCCCCTCGAAGTACAGGTTCAGGATGCGGCCCGCGCTGTCGGGGCCGATTCCGACGGCCCGGTTGATCCCGGGGGCGGGCGACTGGACGGTGGCCCCGTCCTTGATGCCGATCCCCTCGGGCGCGCCGGTCTGGTTGATGTCGAAGAAGTCCGCGTTGATCGCGGCTACGGTGCGGCGGCCGCGGCCCGCGTCGTGTCCGGCGGCGAGTTCGGAGACGGTGTGCCGCTCGGAGACCTTGCCGGAGGAGAGGTAGTCGGCGCGTACGCCGCTGCCGTCGAGGTCCACCGAGAGGTTGTCCACCCGCAGCCACTTGCCGGACTCGAGCCGGTCGTACGAGCTGAGGCGGGCCCCCGGGGCGATCGGGCGGGACGTGCGTGCGGTCTCGATGCCGTCGCCGTCCGCGACCGACCGGGGTGCCCCCGCCGGGTTGCTCGCGGGCGGTGGGGCGACCGGTCTGAGGATCTCGGCAGGGGTGCGGGGACGTGGGTCGGGGGTCGGATCGGCGAGTGCGGGAGAGACCGCGCCGACGGTCATGGCGGACACCGTCGCGAGCAGCACGAGCGGGCGCGCGACCGTCCCGAGTCCTCGCGCCGCCCTCCCGCGCGGTCCGGTTGTCCTGCCGACTATGCCAAGGCCCACAAGTCCTCCTGGGATTGCGATGGTTGCGCGGCCCGTTCCGGGCAAAGGCGCTGTCGGCGGACAGCATGGCCGCGCGCGCAACCGCGCACCAGGGGGCATCGGGAACCTCGCGGCGAACAGAACGCGTCGGCTCGATGACGCCGATGATCACCGGGAAGGGAGTGTCGTCCGCCTCGGTGCACCGCGGCCGGGACGCAGACTTGACGGCATGCCATCTCAGAAGCGCGCCAGGCGCAGTGCGGGCCTTCTCCTGTTCCGTCGACCGGACGGGGCCGTGGAGGATACGGCCGTGGACGATACGGCTGTGGACGACGGCGCCGGTTTCGAGGTGCTCATCGGGCACATGGGCGGCCCGTTCTGGGCGGGCCGCGAGAGCGCGGCGTGGTCGCTCCCCAAGGGTGAGTACGGACCCGAGGAGGAGCCCGAGGCCGCCGCCCGCCGTGAGTTCGAGGAGGAGTTCGGGCATCCGGCGCCGGACGGCGAGTGGGTGGCGCTGGGCGAGGCACGCCAGTCCGGCGGCAAGACCGTGACGGTGTGGGCGCTGGAGGCGGATGTCGACGCCGCGACGGCGGTCCCCGGGACGTTCACCATGGAGTGGCCGAGGGGGTCGGGCGTGCTGCGGGAGTTCCCGGAGGTCGACCGGTTCGCCTGGTGCACGCCCGGGGAGGCGGCGGAGCGGCTCGTCACGGGACAGCGGATCTTCCTCGACCGGCTGCGGGAACACCTGGCGGACGGGCGGGTGACGCCCGATCAGGACGGGTCCTGAGCAGGCTGTTGGAGGAGGCGGAAGAGCGTCCTACCGGGTTGCGGTGCCAGGCAGGCGGATGACGGCGCGGCCGCCGTCGAGGTCGACGGTGGAGCGGTGGGGCGGGGCGCCGTCCTCCTCGTCGTCGCGCATCAGCAGCGCGCTTTGGCGCTCCTTGAGCTCGCTCTGCTTGCCGGGCGAGAAGCTCGCGTGCAGCTGCTCGAACCCGGTCGCCGACACCTGCCCCTGCCGCGCGCTGTTGCGCCAGGGCAGCAGACCGGCCCGCCCCGCGCGCAGCATCAGCTGATCGAGAAAGGCGACCGCGGTCAGCCCGATCACCAGTCCGGGCAGGGTCATCAGCACGACGAATTCCATCCGCCGAGTATCTCCGCGGGCGGCGCGGTGCGCATCGGTCGCGGGTATGACGATGCGGGCCGTCGCACCGTGCGACGGCCCGCGAGGCCGTGAGAAGGAGTTCCCGGTCGGTCAGCCGTTGGGGAGGATGACCGCGCGGCCGTTGATCTTGCCGTGGTGCAGTCGCTCGTACGCCAGCGGCGCCTCGTCCAGGGTGTACGTCTCCACGTGGACCTCGACCGATCCGGCGTGGGCGAGGTCGAGCACCTCGGCGAGCTCGGAACGCGATCCCCAGTACGGGGAGGTCACCGTCGTGTTGTACGGCAGGGAGCCGAAGCCGACCGGCAGCGCACCGCCGCCGATGCCGACGATCGTGACGTCGGAGTCGATGGCGGCCGCGGCCCCGGCGGTGGCGACGGTGGGCGGCGCTCCGACGAAGTCGAGGATGACCTGGGCACCGACTCCGCCGGTGAGCTCACGGACCT from Streptomyces sp. NBC_01591 includes:
- a CDS encoding phosphodiester glycosidase family protein, yielding MTVGAVSPALADPTPDPRPRTPAEILRPVAPPPASNPAGAPRSVADGDGIETARTSRPIAPGARLSSYDRLESGKWLRVDNLSVDLDGSGVRADYLSSGKVSERHTVSELAAGHDAGRGRRTVAAINADFFDINQTGAPEGIGIKDGATVQSPAPGINRAVGIGPDSAGRILNLYFEGTLTLPAGQRPLAAYNAANVPAGGVGAYTSAWGIADRALTVDKATPVAEAVVRDGKVVSVSHAPGSGAVLDGTTVLVGREAGAVALDALKPGDPVSLTYRARTDGGTVPRTAVGGRELLVVDGVAQNHDGEGNNTAAPRTAVGFSEDGRTMQILTVDGRQADSGGVTLTELALMMKRAGSYSALNLDGGGSSTLVAREPGSDALRVENSPSDGSERTVPNGLALTAPDGSGRLKGYWVQPRTPAGSAPGADPVKGGHPDRVFPGLTRRLTATGYDETYGPAQGTPRWHTARGSVGTVDGNGLFTARRGGTTDVRAERGPAHGTTSLTVLDELARIEPTTQRVGLADAGATGTFGIVGLDAHGTSAPVEPRDIAVYYDRALFDIRDDGQGSFTVASRTGSGAGQIKATVAGTTTVLAVSVGLTEQSVSSFDDAGSWKFSQARADGSLAATPDGHTGTALKLTYDFTRSTATRAAYAAPPQPVTVPGQPQSFKLWIKGDGRGAWPTLHLKDAAGSDQLLRGPYVTWNGWRQVTFAVPPGAAMPLSVSRFYIAETAAAEQYTGEIVIDDLTAQVPPTVDLPEQAASADPLIDPAAVTGRRDWQFAVMSDAQFVARDPDSAIVTQARRTLREIKAAAPDFLVINGDLVDEGSPADLAFARRILTEELGDSLPWYYVPGNHEVMGGRIDNFITEFGPAQRTFDHKGTRFVTLDTSSLSLRGGGFAQIEQLRAQLDAAAKDRTVDSLMLIEHVPPRDPTVQKGSQLGDRKEAALVEQWLADFRRTTGKGAAFIGSHVGVFHASHVDGVPYLINGNSGKAPAGPADEGGFTGWSLVGADRVTHGAQAAARQRPWQGGPDWVSVQTRAHVDALRIDAPSVLGTGSRTKVTATVTQQTRSVPVGFPLAADWTGSPNVHIGDRSGARHRHTAVLDPSTGTLTALRPGTITLAVAVNGTTQKVQIRIGAAGSASAA
- a CDS encoding LLM class F420-dependent oxidoreductase gives rise to the protein MPVSLGLGLPQMKQYDIGRDVAAVARAAEEAGYESLWVFERIIFPEPATQGLYGVPGLPWPEQYRSVADPLITLALAAGATSRARLGTSVLVAPLHVPFQLARSLASLDVASGGRVIAGLGTGWSLDEYAAASVAPFEKRGAVLDELLDVCAAVWGPDPVSYEGELTTIAPSEVGPKPVRPIPVYLPANSPRATRRLVDRADGWMPVAMGAAQLAEQWKRVQDLAAERGRERPVGVCARANAMYSAEPVASAGRAAFHGSVSQIVEDLVAHAETGVPEIMLDLQGTTRDASELIDVAAEVYAAARAAGV
- a CDS encoding NUDIX domain-containing protein, whose protein sequence is MPSQKRARRSAGLLLFRRPDGAVEDTAVDDTAVDDGAGFEVLIGHMGGPFWAGRESAAWSLPKGEYGPEEEPEAAARREFEEEFGHPAPDGEWVALGEARQSGGKTVTVWALEADVDAATAVPGTFTMEWPRGSGVLREFPEVDRFAWCTPGEAAERLVTGQRIFLDRLREHLADGRVTPDQDGS
- a CDS encoding PTS-dependent dihydroxyacetone kinase phosphotransferase subunit DhaM; the protein is MSDGNQVGIVLVSHSGPVAESVAELAKGLAAGGATAPVAAAGGTPAGGLGTSAELIAEAARSVDSGAGVALLVDLGSAVLTVKSMLAEGDELPDGSRLVDAPFVEGAVAAVVTASAGGDIAAVEAAASEAYGYRKL
- the dhaL gene encoding dihydroxyacetone kinase subunit DhaL, coding for MLDTDFFHRWMTAAAALVSREADHLTDLDSAIGDADHGSNMQRGFTAVTAVLDKEPPQTPGAVLMLAGRQLISTVGGASGPLYGTLLRRTGKALGDAPAVTPQQLAEALGAGVAAVAQLGGAQAGDKTMLDALLPAAEALGTSFGAAREAAEAGALATVPMQARKGRASYLGERSIGHQDPGATSSALLIAALADTGAADGSKA
- the dhaK gene encoding dihydroxyacetone kinase subunit DhaK; the encoded protein is MRMLINVPETVVADALRGMAAAHPELTVDVDNRVVVRRDAPVAGKVALVSGGGSGHEPLHAGFVGPGMLSAACPGEVFTSPVPDQMVRAAAAVDSGAGVLFVVKNYTGDVLNFEMAAELAEDEGLQVAQVLVNDDVAVTDSLYTAGRRGTGATLFVEKIAGAAADEGAPLDRVAAVARQVNEASRSFGVALGAVTTPAKGSPTFDLPPGELELGIGIHGEPGRERRPMMTSREIADFAVHAVLDDLRPTGPVIVLVNGMGATPLLELYGFNAEVQRVLSERGVVAARTLVGNYVTSLDMAGCSVTLCQVDEELLRLWDAPVETPALRWGR
- a CDS encoding DUF6191 domain-containing protein — translated: MEFVVLMTLPGLVIGLTAVAFLDQLMLRAGRAGLLPWRNSARQGQVSATGFEQLHASFSPGKQSELKERQSALLMRDDEEDGAPPHRSTVDLDGGRAVIRLPGTATR